The following nucleotide sequence is from Halalkalicoccus tibetensis.
TGCTCGCCGAGCTGATGCGGCGGACGTCACCGTCTCGCCAACAACGTTCTACCGGAAAAACCCCATAGCGATGGACCTCCGCAAACGCATCCGAAACGGTTTCTTCGGCGATGTATGGACCGTCGAGGGACGTTTCAATGCGAGCCAGCTCTCCTATCGGAATACCAACCATTACATCTATGATCAGGAGACGAGTCGAGGTGGTGCTCTTCAGTGGATTGGTCCCCACTGGGTTGATATGATGCCGTGGGTGCTCGATGATCCCATCGCACGAGTGAATGCCCGATTCCACGATGCAGCCGATGTTAACGTTGAGGCGGGAGCTATCCTCCAGTTCGAGACGAGAGAGGGCATACTAGGGACCTACCACACAGGCTACTACCTGAACGAGCGCGGAAAGGACACCCACCTCGGCGTATACGGGACCGAGGCACAGGCGCGGACGCCCGTCCACCATGATTCACTCCAACACGAACCAACCGTCCCGCTCGAACTCACGTCCGACCATAATAACTGGTCAGGCACATCCCGGCGTACCATCAACTACGAGTTTACCTACAACCGGTTCCCAGCTTGGGGAGACTACGTCCAAGACTACTTTGAAGCCTACTTCGATGGATACGAGACGGGAAATGTACCAGCAACGATAGATGACGCGGTCCAGTTGCTCCAAGTTCTCGACGCGGCCTACGAATCTAGAGAATCTGGGAGTTGGGTCGAAGTTGCGGAATGAACAGGTCAGTTTCACACTAGCTTTCCAAGTCCGTTTTCTCGACACTCTTTCTCTCAAGGTTTAGTCCAACTTCCAGTACAGTTACCCTCACACTCACCTATCTACATTTCATTACCCAATACAGGTTCGGTGTTCGATATTGATGAATTTTATAAGGGTGGCCCTGTATTTCTAGGTATGTCACGCAACAACAGATCAAAGACACTCCAAACGACCGCGACATCAGCAGAAATCCTCAAAGTACTTGATAGCTTCGATGGGGCCCGGGTTTCAGAGGTTGCTAAGCAGATGGAGATGCCGAAAAGCACTGTTCACGGTCACCTCGCGACGCTTAAATCGAAACAATTCGTGATCAAACGGGGAGATATCTACTATCTCGGTCCAGAGTTGCTTCGTCTAGGTAATCAAGTCCGAACACGCAAAGAGGGATTCGTTCTGGCACGTGAGTTCACCGAGAAGCTATTTGAGAAAGTTGGACTGCGAACCGTATTCGCTGTAGAGATGGGTGGTAAAGCCGTCTTCCTTCATACTGCGTCAGGGAGGAAAACGGGAT
It contains:
- a CDS encoding Gfo/Idh/MocA family oxidoreductase, with the protein product MATKVGYIGVDHHHRDPYFAIASELDLTITAVCEPGRRVDLANLTAMDERPDEITTENEQVAELVADASVYEDPHQLIKEGDVDVVWITYRNDETPSIVETAVENSVHVISEKPIGRTAEDLESVARRADAADVTVSPTTFYRKNPIAMDLRKRIRNGFFGDVWTVEGRFNASQLSYRNTNHYIYDQETSRGGALQWIGPHWVDMMPWVLDDPIARVNARFHDAADVNVEAGAILQFETREGILGTYHTGYYLNERGKDTHLGVYGTEAQARTPVHHDSLQHEPTVPLELTSDHNNWSGTSRRTINYEFTYNRFPAWGDYVQDYFEAYFDGYETGNVPATIDDAVQLLQVLDAAYESRESGSWVEVAE